In Sphingobacterium sp. R2, the genomic stretch TACCTACTGAATTGATCAACAACGATTAAATCAATGGGGCGCTGAACTTACATCAAACAAAAAAACCGTAAGAAATGATATTCTTACGGTTGGATAATAAGACATTGTTGTCCTATTGCGCCCTTTCCTTCTCTTCGTTACTTGTATCTTTCTTACGGTAGTTATTTTTTAAATTTCCAAATTTATAGGAATAGGTCAGTCGCAGCACACGCCGGTCTTGGTATTGCCTAATACTGGAGTCAAAATCTCCAAAATTAGTTTTCAGATTCTGATTGCCTGTATTAAACACATCGGTCACAGCGAACTTTAATGAACTTCGTTGATCTTTAAATGTTTTTGTCGCTCCAACTTCCATATCCCAACGGCTCTCCATGTCGTAGACATTATATTTGAAAGGAGAGAAATACCTTAAGTTGACATTCGCCGACAGACTTTTTGTTAGCTTAAGATTGTGCATGGATGTAGCTTGCAAAAGAAAAGATTTTCTTTTTAGTGGACGACCGCCCACCATACCATCAAAGTTAAAATAGATACCTGTAACATTGTTATTCATGCTCCAAATAGTGGATACTGTAACCGGAATGTTGAGATTCAGATAAGCCGTTAAATTTTTACCTAAATTTTCACGTATAACCCAAGTTTGTTTCAGTACCGAATCTTGTCCCATGCTTTCTACAATAGCGTCCCTTACATCGTTAATACCCAATGTCACATTATAACGCTGCATCAACGTATAATTGAAGGTAAATTCATTGGAATATTGCGGATTTAGATACGGATTACCACGCTCAAAGGTTAATTTATCAATGAAATAATCAAAAGGATTGAGCTGACGGTAATTCGGGCGGGTGATTTTCCTCGCATAACCCAAGGAAAAAATGTGGTTTGCATGGAGGGTATACGTTAGGTTTGCATTCGGAAAAAGCTTAAAGTAATTCCGTTTCACCTGCTTATTTAATGTTAATGAATTTCCGTCGGAAAACGTATATTCCCCTCTCACTCCTACCTTCATTCCCCATTTTCCAATCGTATTGTTATAGTCTATGTATGCCGCGGCAATCTGCTCTTTATACACAAAATGATTTGTACGCTTTTCATTGTTAATCCAAGAATTATTCAAAAAATCTTCAAAAGTTAAATCGTTATCCGACATAACATTGGAGTATTTAGCTCCCATTTCAATCTTGGAGACCTTAGATAGTGGTTGTTCATAATCCAGTTTGGCGACATAAATATCAATTCCGATGGGCATTCTACTTCGTTGGATCTCTTCAGGCGTAATTGCGTCCATCTGACCATCAAAATATTGATTATTGTAACTAACACGTTTACTGCTATTGAATTTACTCCAATCCAGGTCGAGCGTGAGTTTTCGTCCATTAGAATCAATTCGAAACTCGTTGTTCAAATTAGCAGAGTAACGATCAAATAATTCTTTGAATGCAGACGTGGAAATCAAAAGGGAATCCAATGTTGTAAAAGATTTTCCCACATTGGTTTTACTATCGTTATCATTGTATTCGACATTATTTGATCCATTAAACTGTACCGTGACTGTGTTTCTAGCTGATGTCTTTTGCTCTATCCCAAAACGATAAGAATGGTTTCTTTCCTTTTCGTTTAATAGCGACCGTTGATTGAAATAAGTCTTTATTCCTTCATTCTGTATGATACGGTCGAGCAGAAGCTTCCGGTAGCTTTTTTCATCGGAATAGGCATACGATCCGAATAGGGTTGTATTGTTCTTTTTGTAGTTTAACAACAAAGAGCTATTCCCTCTGAATTTTTCTCCCCTCCCTGCCGTCATGTTAAAGGTGCCGTTAAACCCTTCCATCCGATTTTTTTTTAGAACGATATTTATAGTTCCTACTGCCCCCTCAGCATCATCCTTAGCTGCGCGAGCGGTTATGACTTCGACTGACTTAATCTGATTGCCGTCTGTACTTTTCAAAAAATTCAACAACTGTTCACCCGACATATAGGTCTGCCGTCCATCGATAGTAACGGACACACCAGATTGGCCCATCAACTGTAAATTATTGTTGTTATCCAAACTTACTCCTGGAGCTCGTTGCACAATATCTAGGGCATTATTACCTGCTGCCAAGGGAGAATTATCCACATTTAGGACCAATTTACCGGGCTTGCTTTCAACCATCGGCCGCTTACCTTCAACAGCAACTTCCTGCAGTTTTCGTGTATCGGTGTTCAACAGAATTATCGGAGCATTGTAATCTGACCTACCAATATCAAAAACATTACTTTTATGGCTTATATACCCGACCATCTTGATGTTGACATAATAACGTCCAGGTGTTATATCTGAAAATTGGTATTTTCCATTATCATCTGTAACCCCTGTTTTCAACATAACGTCCATCTTGGCGCTCATGAGGTAAACCGTTGCAGAAGCCAAAGGCGCGTTGTTTTCCAGCTGTACTTTCCCTGTGACTTTAACTTGCGCACAGGCGAAGGAAGCAATCAATAAATTTAAGAGTAAGAGGTAAAAAAATCTTTTCATTCGTTTATAAAATAGATGCAAAAGCAGTTACGTTGGTGGTATTCAATAGGCTTATCACACGGGGTTGCGTACTGACTTTCGATTGGCTAAAGCTACCTTGCCTTCCGCCCGCAGGCAGAAGACACGGTATCGATTATTTCTTTTTTGTTTCTACTATGACACCATCTTTTTTCACCTTAATAATGGTATCACGGCGGATGACAATAGACGTATCATTTGCCGCTACTTCACTGTCTTCTGCATCTGCTTCGTCGTTGTCATCAGATTTTTTCGGTGGCAGGGCACATTTCAACCCAAGTGAAGTAACCATAA encodes the following:
- a CDS encoding outer membrane beta-barrel family protein; translation: MKRFFYLLLLNLLIASFACAQVKVTGKVQLENNAPLASATVYLMSAKMDVMLKTGVTDDNGKYQFSDITPGRYYVNIKMVGYISHKSNVFDIGRSDYNAPIILLNTDTRKLQEVAVEGKRPMVESKPGKLVLNVDNSPLAAGNNALDIVQRAPGVSLDNNNNLQLMGQSGVSVTIDGRQTYMSGEQLLNFLKSTDGNQIKSVEVITARAAKDDAEGAVGTINIVLKKNRMEGFNGTFNMTAGRGEKFRGNSSLLLNYKKNNTTLFGSYAYSDEKSYRKLLLDRIIQNEGIKTYFNQRSLLNEKERNHSYRFGIEQKTSARNTVTVQFNGSNNVEYNDNDSKTNVGKSFTTLDSLLISTSAFKELFDRYSANLNNEFRIDSNGRKLTLDLDWSKFNSSKRVSYNNQYFDGQMDAITPEEIQRSRMPIGIDIYVAKLDYEQPLSKVSKIEMGAKYSNVMSDNDLTFEDFLNNSWINNEKRTNHFVYKEQIAAAYIDYNNTIGKWGMKVGVRGEYTFSDGNSLTLNKQVKRNYFKLFPNANLTYTLHANHIFSLGYARKITRPNYRQLNPFDYFIDKLTFERGNPYLNPQYSNEFTFNYTLMQRYNVTLGINDVRDAIVESMGQDSVLKQTWVIRENLGKNLTAYLNLNIPVTVSTIWSMNNNVTGIYFNFDGMVGGRPLKRKSFLLQATSMHNLKLTKSLSANVNLRYFSPFKYNVYDMESRWDMEVGATKTFKDQRSSLKFAVTDVFNTGNQNLKTNFGDFDSSIRQYQDRRVLRLTYSYKFGNLKNNYRKKDTSNEEKERAQ